The genomic interval ATGATAGTTTTCacacttattttaaaaacatatgtgCATGCTAACTCCTAAATATTTCAAAGTTTGGAAAACCCATGGGTGCTCCAGGGCTAAGGTTTATGAATGTTGCATATAACTTTAgtactgtaaaacacacattaaatctGCAGTTGCTATCACTTATAGTCATTAAAAAAGCCAAGCAATATAAAGATGACCAGTGCATGTGCTATTTGAGTTCTGATCAGAGCTAAGGAGCAATAGCTTTTTTTCCTATATATTTccatatatgtacatatattttggcatatttaatttaaatgaatgtttaataaaagcatttcagtgtttttatgAAAACAAGTGCAGTGTGGAGGTATTAGTGGATTAATATGTATGTTTGGTTATAGCTTTATCTTAattcaaagaaagaaaacacaacagTGTTATCAGATGGAGTGTGCTACCAACATTTCTGTCTGTCATAAACTTAAACAAAACCACATAAACCTAAAATTGTCTTGGCCGCTTGCATGATATTGAATGGCCAACATAAATTTAGAATGCGAGGCAGCAAAGCCTAGTTTTCTAAGACACTTAAAATAATGGCAAATGCATTGTATTATATTACTAATGTTCATGTGGTTCTATGTGGATGTGGTCAGTAGTGCTTGGATATTGAGCCTTTCTGAGATATTGAAAGCCCATTTAGAGAAAGTGTGCACATTAACTCTTGCTTCTGTtagatgtaatattttattaatgaatgaCTTAGGCTTCCTAAACCATCTGATTTAAGGACATTGTAAggaatattttctctttttttttgttacattttctaTAAATATAGAACTGATGCAGTAATAATTTAATCATTGATGATTTTTGTCCACATATCAtgagaaacacaaacatgaCCCTGagtagtaaaaaataaataagccaCAATAAATTTAAAGGCATTATACCCATTTTCTTTTGCACAGTTTTCATTTATCTTGATTTTCACCATGTCTTTGATTTCACCTTCATCCCTGCTGGTGAGGCACTGCTGATATTGACTTCTGTTGCTAGTTGCCATGATGGCTGAATGGGCACCGTTGCTTGTTGAAGGACTTTGTGCCTATGCCACTGTTCCATGCAGTCCAAAGCCTCAGGGAAGCTAGTGCTCTCAAACTTATTAGCAAACATGCTGTTTTTTTCGACTATCCAGTTTAAGTCCTTCGTAGCATAAATGCAGATGTCTCTGACATAGCGTCCTGTGGAGGAAAACAGTGTTTGTGATTAGATAAGTAGTGTAGATGCATTCATCTCATCCTGTGTTGTGTAAATCCTTTACTTATTGTCTCACAGATATAAGGACTGCATGAGATTTTTTTTGACCGCTTTAGACAGGATTGCACCGAATAAGAGAGGTTTTTTGAAGTAGTACCATTACAGCCTTGGTGTGCTGTTCCCTCTTGGTTCCTCCATTTAATTGCACGAATATCTCCTTCCCAGCCACCATCTATCTTACTCCCTGGGGCATCTGTAGAGGTTTAAACATGTTATTACAacttgctttttatttattcaaatatatcTATTCAAGCAGAATATTTAATTCCTTTTATATGTATCTTTTGTCCATTTTATGAACTTCGGATGTGTTTTTGCCGGTGTgttgtaatgtttatttatccCAATATATTTCCCCAGCTTTTAAATATCATCATTGTCTgatttaaaaacacgtatctccatttttagcattttctcttttttacatGTGTGCATTATTCTCTGTCTGTTCAAAGTAGCTAATATCAAAATGACCaataaaaagctgaaaaatCAGTTTCTTTAACAAGTATCTCCATTGACTGCTAGACCTGTTCATCAAAACCATGTACCTCTCACCTCCCCTGTTCTCCTGGTACTGTTTGAGCATCCATGCTAAAGTTAAAGGCTTTTTACATTTAATCACGTGAAATATTAGACCAGCATGGctataattaatcacaataaaGATGAAATATGTTGATTTCGATCAAATATATTAATGATAGACTCTGCTTTAGCTAAAACATAGATTCataacagcagtgttttaggagGCTGTGGTCACACGGAGGTGGATGTGGTTTATTGGAATCCACTAAAAGAAACCCGTATTTGTCAATATTTGCTGTCTACAAAAGTCCATTTTTCATCTGAAACTTTTAAACATGTGTCccaataaagatatttttacatttctgagctgtaaTGTGTTTTAGTTGCGCTATCTGTAGCGTATTTGTACTGTTGCCCTCAGGGGAATACAGTCTTTTCCTGTTCGTGAAAAGTTAGATTTTGGACATACGTGTTGTTATCTGTACAGCAACGATATGTTGGGCACATATTCTAACTATTTGCATATGCTTGTGTATCATATTCCATAGGAATCTGTTCTTACCTTTCACATGGTTGAGGGTTACCCAATAATGCTCATCTGGGCTGTAGGTGTCCTTGGACCATTCTAACAGGCCCTTGGCCAGTGAGTTGTTGAGAACATACTCCACAAATCGTCTTGTCAATGTGTAGTAGGCAGTGCCAAAGTAGATTGGCAAATTATGTGGTGGAGGGCCTTTTTTGTGACCCTTGGGCATCACATAGAGTCCTTGGACCTCTACATGCTGCATTTGAGTTCTGTGCTGCATTGACTTTGGCTGTTTGACACCTGGGGTCATATTTATGTCCTTCCATTCCACCTCTTGCAAGTATCGAACCAGTTCTAGGTTACTCTTCGTGGGGAAATCTTGGCCACATAGGTTTATGACCTTTCTCCATTTGACTGGAGACCTTATGAGATCTTCCATGCAGTTGATGTCAGCCTTCAGGCGAGAAAATCCAGCATAGGTCACGTTCTCAGTAATTGAGGCCAAAAAAATGTTGGGGAAACACTTAGCCAAGTTTCGGACACTTGCTTTGTAGCCTTCTGGAGCTTTATAGTCTATGTGAATGC from Hoplias malabaricus isolate fHopMal1 chromosome 3, fHopMal1.hap1, whole genome shotgun sequence carries:
- the gcnt7 gene encoding beta-1,3-galactosyl-O-glycosyl-glycoprotein beta-1,6-N-acetylglucosaminyltransferase 7, whose translation is MPQLESAKCSFLLCLGICIFICSIIYLRAKRLDIPKAQRLSLSCYPFPVNCQILPPSSSSMKWQRTACPEVSTFDDRLNCSKMQTELHFIMEPLSREEEEYPLAFIITIHKEFETFVRLLRAIYAPQNVYCIHIDYKAPEGYKASVRNLAKCFPNIFLASITENVTYAGFSRLKADINCMEDLIRSPVKWRKVINLCGQDFPTKSNLELVRYLQEVEWKDINMTPGVKQPKSMQHRTQMQHVEVQGLYVMPKGHKKGPPPHNLPIYFGTAYYTLTRRFVEYVLNNSLAKGLLEWSKDTYSPDEHYWVTLNHVKDAPGSKIDGGWEGDIRAIKWRNQEGTAHQGCNGRYVRDICIYATKDLNWIVEKNSMFANKFESTSFPEALDCMEQWHRHKVLQQATVPIQPSWQLATEVNISSASPAGMKVKSKTW